In Camelina sativa cultivar DH55 chromosome 16, Cs, whole genome shotgun sequence, a single window of DNA contains:
- the LOC104749276 gene encoding GATA transcription factor 4: MDVYGMSSPDLLRIDDLLDFSNDEIFSSSSSTVTSSAASSVASENPFNFPSSAHTSPPLLTDFTHDLCVPSDDAAHLEWLSRFVDDSFSDFPTNPLTMSARPEVSFTGKPRSRRSRAPAPSVAGTWAPMPESELCHGSVPKPKHKKGYNGESVTADVGARRCTHCASEKTPQWRTGPLGPKTLCNACGVRYKSGRLVPEYRPASSPTFVLTQHSNSHRKVMELRRQKEQQESCVSIPAFQPR; the protein is encoded by the exons ATGGACGTCTACGGTATGTCATCACCGGACTTGCTTCGCATAGACGACCTTCTCGATTTCTCCAACGACGaaatcttctcttcctcctcctcaaccGTCACTTCCTCCGCCGCTTCCTCCGTCGCTTCTGAAAACCCTTTCAACTTCCCTTCTTCCGCCCACACGTCTCCTCCTCTCCTCACCGACTTTACTCACGATCTCTGCGTCCCC AGTGACGACGCAGCTCATCTCGAATGGTTATCACGATTCGTTGACGATTCCTTCTCCGATTTCCCGACGAATCCTTTAACCATGTCCGCTAGACCCGAGGTTTCATTCACCGGAAAACCCAGAAGTCGCCGATCAAGAGCTCCGGCACCTTCCGTAGCTGGAACTTGGGCTCCGATGCCTGAATCAGAGCTTTGTCACGGCTCCGTTCCAAAACCTAAACACAAGAAGGGATACAACGGTGAATCAGTCACGGCGGATGTAGGAGCGAGGCGGTGCACGCACTGCGCGTCGGAGAAAACGCCGCAGTGGAGAACTGGACCGCTGGGACCGAAAACGCTTTGTAACGCTTGCGGTGTTCGTTACAAATCAGGGAGGCTTGTTCCGGAATACAGACCGGCTTCGAGTCCGACGTTCGTGTTGACTCAGCACTCGAACTCTCACAGGAAAGTTATGGAACTCCGGCGACAGAAGGAGCAGCAAGAATCGTGCGTTTCGATTCCGGCGTTTCAGCCGCGGTGA
- the LOC104749275 gene encoding protein transport protein Sec61 subunit beta-like: MVGGGAPQRGSAAATASMRRRKPAGGGNSSAGGGAGGGAAGTMLQFYTDDAPGLKISPNVVLIMSIGFIAFVAVLHVMGKLYFVKSK, translated from the coding sequence ATGGTAGGAGGTGGAGCTCCACAGAGAGGAAGTGCAGCTGCAACTGCAAGCATGAGGAGGAGAAAGCCTGCTGGTGGCGGAAACAGCAGCGCCGGTGGTGGAGCTGGTGGAGGAGCAGCCGGAACGATGCTTCAGTTCTACACAGATGACGCCCCTGGTCTCAAGATTTCTCCAAATGTTGTTCTTATTATGAGCATTGGTTTCATTGCCTTTGTTGCTGTTCTTCATGTCATGGGTAAGCTCTATTTTgtcaagagcaaatga